A window of Victivallaceae bacterium genomic DNA:
TCGGAAAAAAACTATTCCCAAGAAACTGCTAAAATTATTGATGCCGAAGTCAAAAGAATCTTGGACAACGCTTACGGAAAGGCCTTGGATATTGTCAAAAATCATAAAGATAAGCTTGAGCTTATGACCAAATTGCTTTTGGAATTTGAAACTCTTAATGCAACCGATGTTAAAGAAATTATGAATAATTCTTGGGATTCAGAAAAGAAGAAAGCACGAATGAAAGAAGAGAATATGCTTTTCAAGAAAACGGAAGATTTACCGCCTCCTCCTCCTAACGAAATTGTTTCTGGTGATTTCGGACTGAAAGTAACATAGTCTTGCACGTAACGGCGGAAAGAATTTGCTTGATTCTTCGGGGCTAGACGCTCCTTCTCCATACGTAACAGCTGCCGATCGTTACCATCAGAAGATTTCGACAATAAAAAAGCCCCGAAGAAATTCGGGGCTTTACGATGTAAAAATTTACTGACAATTACTCGGACTGTGCAGCTAAAACAGCTTTACGGCTTAATTTTAGTTGTCCTTTTTCATTAATACTCAGTAATTTAACTTCTATGACATCGCCTTCTCTGACTACATCGGATACGTTCTCTACTCTTTTAGGAGAGAGTTCGGAGATGTGACAAAGACCTTCTTTGCCAGGAAAAATTTCAATAAACGCTCCAAAATTGACAACGGAAGTCACTTTCCCTTTATAAATTTTACCTACTTCCGGTTCTCCGATTAATCCTTCGATAATTGTTTTTGCTTTACGCATAGATTCCTCATTAGTTGATGCAATACTTACAAGTCCAGAATCATTAATATCAATCTGAACTCCCGTTTCTTCTATAATTTGGCGTATTTGCTTACCACCGGGGCCAATAATAACCGCTATTTTATTCGGTTTGACCTGCATGGTTTCAATACGAGGAGCGTACGAAGAAACTTCTTTAGGTTTATCAAGAACAGAATTCATTTGTTCTAAAATAAACAGACGACCTCTTTTAGCCTGTTGTAGCGCTTGTTCCATGATCTTATGGGTAATCCCTTCGACCTTGATATCCATCTGGAAAGATGTAATACCGTTTTCACTTCCTGCTACCTTAAAATCCATATCTCCAAGATGATCTTCCGTACCTGAAATATCGGAAAGGATAATCGCGGAGTCAGGATCTAATACTAAGCCCATTGCAATTCCGGATACCGGTTCTTTAATCGGAACACCGGCGTCCATTAGTGCCAGACAACCTCCACAAACCGAGGCCATCGAAGAAGAGCCGTTGGATTCCGTGATATTGGATTCTAACCTAATTGCATAAGGGAATTTCAAAAAATCAGGTAAGACATGTTGGAGTGCTTTTTGCGCCAACTTACCATGACCTATCTCCCGTCTTCCGGGAGCACCTATTCTTCCTACTTCTCCTACGGAAAAAGGAGGGAAAGAGTATTGTAAATAAAATTTATGTGTACCTTCGCCATTCAAATCTTCAAAACGTTGTCCCATGCTCTCGCCGCCTAAAGTACACACAGCTAAGGTTTGAGTCTCTCCGCGCGTAAATAAACAACTTCCGTGAGTTCGAGGTAAAAGACCTGTTTCAATATATATGTGACGAATGTCTTCCAAACCACGTCCATCAAGACGTAAACCGGTTTCTTTAATTGTTTCTCGCATTAATTTTGATCTGGCTTTTTTATAAGCCAATTTGATGTTAGAAACTGAAAAAGGATTCTCATTATCACCTTCATTATCGACCGAGACTAATTCTTTCAATAGATCTTTTTCAATCTCTTCGAGCTTAGTCATTGAAATGAATCTGTCTTTAATTCGTAAGACTTCTTTAATTCTCTCGGAACTTAAAGATTTGACAGTCTCTAAAACGATCTGCGGAAGCACGCGAATAACCGACATATTTTTAGGCTTACCGATCTCTTTTTGCCATTTGCTTATAGCTTGACAAATCTTTTTTATTACCGTATGACCGGTTTCAATTGCCGTCAGCAGTTCTTCTTCGGAAAGAAAATCACAATGCCCTTCAATCATTAAAATTGCATCTTCGCTGCCCGATAAAATTAAATCCAAACGAGATACCGTCATTTCTTCGGCCGAAGGATTGACGACAAAACGTCCGTCTATTAATCCTACTCTTACTCCGGCAACCGGTTTTGACATCGGAATGTCCGATATCGCAAGCGCGGCAGATGCAGCGCATATAGCTAAAGGATCCGGTAAATGTAATCCATCGTAAGACCATACGTAAGACAAAATCTGTGTGTCTTGATAATAACCATCTAGCATGTTAGGACGTAAGGAACGATCGATAAGTCTGGAACCCAAAATCTCTTTCTCTGACGGACGACCTTCTCGCTTGATAAACCCACCTAGAGTCTTACCTGCGGAAGAAAATTTTTCTTGGTAATCAACCCGTAAAGGTAAAAAATCCACGTCAAGGACCATTTCCCGAGAATAGCAAGCTGAAGAGAAAACAACCGTGTCACCCATTCTTACTAGGACTGCCCCGTTTGCTTGCCTGCCTATTTTACCGGTTTCAAAATGAATACTGAGGCTATCGCTCACAGGAACACTTAAGACAGTTGCTTTCATCTAAAAAAATCTCCTTAGGAAAAATTAAAAACCCAAGGACAACCTCAACGTAAAAAACCAAAGCTATCCCTGAAAAGAATAAAGAATACAGTAACGTATTATTGAAAAAATTATTTGCGGAGATTGAGTCTTTTGATCAAATTCTTATATCTCTCAGTGTCCGTTGAATTTAAGTATTCTAAGAGTTTTCTTCTTTGTCCCACGAATTTCAATAATGACAAACGAGAACTATGATCCTTAGGTGCTCGTTTCAAGTGCTCCTTTAACTCAGCTATATGCTCAGTCAAAATCGCGATCTGAACATCCGCAGAACCAGTATCTTTTTCGTGAAGTTGAAATTTTTTCGTAATTTCCTCTTTCGTGCCCTTATCCAAAGACATTGGGATTCTCCTCGTTTTTACGGCGATTATATACAGCTTGCTGTTAAAGTACAACCCTTGTAACGGATAAAAATTTTCATGCTGGATGCTTATAACGGTTTCTTGTTATAAATTGCCTTTTTAAAGACCCGAAAGATGCTTGAAATGTCATATAATAATTGTCTGTAAAGATCTCGCATCTTGTTTTCCGATTGTTGTGAGTGATATAAAGAGCGATTTAAAAAATGAGTATTTAGATTAGACAGTCGGTTACATATCTTTTATTAATGTTAAGTTCATGGCGAACAGATGGTTAATCAAATATACGGATGTCTATGATTTTTTTGAAAATCGATTGAAAGACTTACGAAATCATTTAGAAAAAATAAGTTCGACATTTTCAAAATTAAATTTTGTCGTTTTTCAGAACAAGAGTCCTCTATTATGCTTCGCAGATTTCTCCTGAAGTGGCGATACGAATATTTGAGGAATTCAAAGAATTTATAAGGTTGCATAATCATGAAAAAAAAATTATCTGGGATACGCCGGAAATATTTTATTGCTCCCGTCTTTTTAAAAAACAAATTGCTGGTTTGCATAAGAAATTTCATTGCAAAACTGATAATTAAAATCGGTTAAAATATGGATGATATGTCTAATGATATCAGATTTATGAGACTTGCTTTGGAAGAAGCGGAAAAGGCATTTTTTGCGGATGAAGTTCCGGTCGGGTGCATAATCACGAAAAACCGAAAAGTTATTGCTCGGGGGCATAATCGAGTTGAATCCTTAATGGATTCGACCGCTCACGCCGAAATTTTATGTATAGGAAGTGCAGCAACAGCGCTTCAAGATTGGCGACTTTTGGATACCGTTATGTATTGTACATTAGAGCCGTGTCCGATGTGCGCGGGTGCGATTTTGGCGGCTCGGATCAAACGGATTGTCTGGGGAGCTCCGGATATCCGTTTAGGAGCCTGTGGGAGTTGGACAAATTTATTTTCCTTAAAACATCCTTTTCATACGGTTGAAGTGACATCCGGGGTTTGTAGTTTTGAATCCAAAAATTTATTACAGAAATTTTTTAAAAATAAGAGAATGGAGCAAGATGGATGAGATTTTCAAATTGAAATTATTTTTTCTTTTAAATGAAATGTTTGAACGACAGTCTTCTAAGTTGCTCTTGTTAGCCAAAAATATCATCCCGAATATTACGATCGAAGACGTGCTTCAACCGATGGATCTTGAAGATTTAGAAAGTAATATTTTTTTTAAATTTGAAGAGGGAGTTCTTTCGGGGTTAGGAGAGGCTCGCGCTGCTGTTTTCGCCTTTTTTAAAGACTTAGAATACGAGCAACTTCAAAAAGAAAGTTCGGATATATAAGGATTAGGTATACGTTCCATTCGACAGAAAAGAACCGCGACTCCAATAGATATAATGGAATTGAAAACGGTTATTAATTGATTTTGTGAAATTAGAACCGAAAATACGAATCCTACAATGATAAGAGCGATCCATTTAACGGAAAAATAAATGGGCAAAGGAGGTAATCCTATTTTTTTTTGAGGATCGAGGAATATACCGACCGTCGTTAACCCTATTGAGAAGGGTAAGATTCCGTATACGGTGTTTCCCAGAGATTTAGAATACATCAAGAACAATGAAAACAAAGCTACGGATAGAATTTGCATGAACCAAAAGAGGATGAATTTTATATTTCCTATCTTCTTAATAAAAAGATTAAGCATTGTTTGTTGAACGAAATACATCAGCGTGGCTTTAATTAAAAGCCCTTGAGAAAACACTGAACTTGTGGAATTTACAAACGAATAAGTAAAGAATTGCCAATAATGTTTCGATGCAATCCCTTCTAGGGATAAACCGAAACGGTAGGACAGAAAATGCCAACCAAACCGTGCAAAAACAAAATTCATTATCGGCGAAAGGATGGAAAAGACAAATACACCCAAAGGAATTTGCTTCAATATTTTCGTCACTAACGGATTAGCACTCGTTCTATTAGGGAAAATAATTCTCATTATTCCTTAATATCTTAAATAACCAGTTGGATTATTATATAACAATTTTATTTTTAAAGGAATTTAATTGCTAGCTAACTCAATTTTTAGGGGCGGATGTTAAGTTAGCTTTATAACTCAATTCTCCTAATGTTTTCAATAAACCATCCGCTGTTTGCATGATTTGCATTGCTTCACTAACGGTTGCATTAACGGATTTTTGATTAATTTGAGCTCTTTGTTGAGCACTTCCCAGTTTTCCTTGCAAAAATTGTCTTAAGGAACTGATTTGTTGGTTTTTGGTTTGAAATCCTTGAATTTCGCCGCTATTTTTATAAGGCTCGTCATCGCCTTGTTTTTCTTTATATAATTTGGGGACTCGTAATAGTTCCGTGGCCATTAATTCATTATTAAGACGTTGCTGTTGTTTGGTGTTATCTTGAAGTAAAGCCATTATTGTCTGCGTGACATTGTTTGTCGACTTAGACAGGTCCATGAGATACATGATGCAAAGGTACAGTCCCGTCATATTATTCGTTGTTCCCGGATATAATTGAACCGGGTTAAGTTCTATTGTCGTTCTGTCTGAAGGTACCACTATGGCAGATTTTAGTATTGGTTCCATGTTTTCCCTAGATATTGGAAATTAAGCTTACGATTTGTGAAAAGGTTTGTATAAGAGCTTGTCCGACTTGTAGCGATTGCTGGATAATGTTGTTATTCGTATTCAGGTTACTTGAAATAACTTGTGCTCCGTTGTTCAGACTGGAAATTTGGTTCTGGATAGCCTGTCTGGAAGCTCCA
This region includes:
- a CDS encoding nucleoside deaminase, whose amino-acid sequence is MDDMSNDIRFMRLALEEAEKAFFADEVPVGCIITKNRKVIARGHNRVESLMDSTAHAEILCIGSAATALQDWRLLDTVMYCTLEPCPMCAGAILAARIKRIVWGAPDIRLGACGSWTNLFSLKHPFHTVEVTSGVCSFESKNLLQKFFKNKRMEQDG
- the rpsO gene encoding 30S ribosomal protein S15, encoding MSLDKGTKEEITKKFQLHEKDTGSADVQIAILTEHIAELKEHLKRAPKDHSSRLSLLKFVGQRRKLLEYLNSTDTERYKNLIKRLNLRK
- the pnp gene encoding polyribonucleotide nucleotidyltransferase — encoded protein: MKATVLSVPVSDSLSIHFETGKIGRQANGAVLVRMGDTVVFSSACYSREMVLDVDFLPLRVDYQEKFSSAGKTLGGFIKREGRPSEKEILGSRLIDRSLRPNMLDGYYQDTQILSYVWSYDGLHLPDPLAICAASAALAISDIPMSKPVAGVRVGLIDGRFVVNPSAEEMTVSRLDLILSGSEDAILMIEGHCDFLSEEELLTAIETGHTVIKKICQAISKWQKEIGKPKNMSVIRVLPQIVLETVKSLSSERIKEVLRIKDRFISMTKLEEIEKDLLKELVSVDNEGDNENPFSVSNIKLAYKKARSKLMRETIKETGLRLDGRGLEDIRHIYIETGLLPRTHGSCLFTRGETQTLAVCTLGGESMGQRFEDLNGEGTHKFYLQYSFPPFSVGEVGRIGAPGRREIGHGKLAQKALQHVLPDFLKFPYAIRLESNITESNGSSSMASVCGGCLALMDAGVPIKEPVSGIAMGLVLDPDSAIILSDISGTEDHLGDMDFKVAGSENGITSFQMDIKVEGITHKIMEQALQQAKRGRLFILEQMNSVLDKPKEVSSYAPRIETMQVKPNKIAVIIGPGGKQIRQIIEETGVQIDINDSGLVSIASTNEESMRKAKTIIEGLIGEPEVGKIYKGKVTSVVNFGAFIEIFPGKEGLCHISELSPKRVENVSDVVREGDVIEVKLLSINEKGQLKLSRKAVLAAQSE
- a CDS encoding DUF720 domain-containing protein, whose translation is MEPILKSAIVVPSDRTTIELNPVQLYPGTTNNMTGLYLCIMYLMDLSKSTNNVTQTIMALLQDNTKQQQRLNNELMATELLRVPKLYKEKQGDDEPYKNSGEIQGFQTKNQQISSLRQFLQGKLGSAQQRAQINQKSVNATVSEAMQIMQTADGLLKTLGELSYKANLTSAPKN